The Pyrococcus horikoshii OT3 genome includes a window with the following:
- the coaBC gene encoding bifunctional phosphopantothenoylcysteine decarboxylase/phosphopantothenate--cysteine ligase CoaBC, with protein sequence MLNHVKRIYAKKSRKLVGKKIVLAIPGSIAAVECVKLARELIRHGAEVHAVMTPSATKIIHPYAMEFATGNPVITEITGFIEHVELAGEHENKADLILVCPATANTISKIACGIDDTPVTTVVTTAFPHIPIMIAPAMHESMYKHPIVRENIEKLKKLGVEFIGPRIEEGKAKVASIDEIVYRVIRKLHPKTLKGKRVLVTAGATREYIDPIRFITNASSGKMGVALAEEAEFRGAEVTLIKTKGSVNSFVENQIQVETVEEMLAAIEKELTEKKYDVVIMAAAVSDFKPKIKAEDKIKSNKSITIELVPNPKIIDRIKELQPDVFLVGFKAETTMEKLIQEAKKQIERAKSDIVIGNTLEAFGSDESKVIIIGRNFEKELPKMNKRELAERIWDEIEKRL encoded by the coding sequence ATGCTTAACCATGTTAAGCGGATCTATGCCAAAAAGAGTAGAAAACTTGTTGGTAAAAAGATAGTCCTTGCAATTCCAGGAAGTATAGCAGCTGTAGAATGCGTAAAGTTGGCAAGAGAACTGATACGGCATGGAGCTGAGGTTCACGCTGTCATGACGCCTAGTGCGACTAAGATAATTCATCCTTATGCAATGGAGTTTGCAACTGGTAATCCCGTTATAACGGAAATTACTGGGTTTATAGAACACGTCGAACTTGCGGGGGAGCATGAAAACAAGGCCGATCTTATACTAGTTTGCCCGGCAACCGCAAACACGATATCAAAGATAGCTTGCGGAATAGATGATACCCCAGTAACAACGGTTGTTACTACGGCTTTTCCACACATTCCAATAATGATAGCTCCTGCAATGCACGAGAGTATGTACAAGCATCCCATAGTAAGGGAGAACATAGAGAAATTGAAGAAGCTGGGAGTTGAGTTTATAGGGCCTAGAATTGAAGAAGGAAAAGCCAAGGTTGCAAGCATAGATGAGATAGTTTACAGGGTTATAAGGAAACTTCATCCTAAAACTCTAAAGGGAAAAAGAGTTCTCGTAACGGCCGGAGCTACTAGGGAATACATAGATCCAATAAGGTTCATAACGAATGCAAGCAGTGGAAAGATGGGGGTAGCATTAGCTGAAGAAGCCGAGTTTAGAGGAGCTGAAGTTACTTTAATAAAAACTAAAGGAAGCGTGAATAGCTTTGTTGAAAATCAAATTCAAGTTGAAACCGTTGAGGAAATGCTCGCGGCAATAGAGAAGGAGTTAACCGAAAAGAAGTATGATGTAGTTATAATGGCAGCTGCAGTAAGTGACTTTAAGCCCAAAATAAAGGCAGAGGATAAGATAAAGAGTAATAAGTCGATAACTATAGAACTCGTTCCTAATCCTAAGATAATAGATAGGATTAAAGAGCTACAGCCCGATGTGTTCCTAGTAGGTTTTAAGGCTGAAACCACAATGGAAAAACTTATTCAGGAGGCCAAGAAGCAAATAGAGAGAGCTAAAAGTGATATAGTCATTGGAAATACGTTGGAAGCCTTTGGAAGTGACGAGAGTAAGGTTATCATCATTGGAAGAAACTTTGAGAAAGAACTTCCAAAAATGAATAAGAGGGAGTTAGCTGAGAGAATATGGGATGAAATAGAAAAAAGACTTTAA
- the nuoI gene encoding NADH-quinone oxidoreductase subunit NuoI → MPAKVVGEDKVKKQPSFVKPWLGLKYLFKKPVTIKIPDEKIEPAPKYRGFHTLDWKKCIGCNFCGQICPARAIEMTWIEVNGKLEKRPHPKIDYGRCTFCQFCVDVCPTGALGFIESYILTTTGKEEELQLFDWVPLPPDKFKELQDEYGDWRFPIERIEFNKETKEVTYYLRNGETFKFKIVGYGLKPPKPPSKPQQEKKEG, encoded by the coding sequence ATGCCGGCAAAGGTAGTTGGGGAGGATAAGGTTAAGAAGCAACCTTCGTTCGTAAAGCCATGGCTTGGTTTAAAATATCTATTTAAGAAGCCAGTAACGATAAAGATACCAGATGAAAAAATAGAGCCTGCCCCTAAGTACAGGGGCTTCCACACTTTAGATTGGAAAAAGTGTATAGGATGTAACTTCTGCGGTCAGATATGCCCCGCTAGGGCTATAGAGATGACTTGGATAGAGGTTAACGGTAAGTTGGAGAAGAGGCCTCATCCAAAGATCGACTATGGAAGATGTACCTTCTGTCAATTCTGTGTTGACGTCTGTCCCACAGGGGCCCTTGGGTTTATAGAGAGCTACATCTTAACAACCACTGGTAAAGAAGAGGAATTACAGCTTTTTGATTGGGTTCCCTTACCGCCAGACAAGTTTAAAGAGTTACAGGATGAGTATGGGGACTGGAGGTTTCCAATAGAGAGAATAGAATTCAATAAGGAAACTAAGGAAGTTACATACTACCTTAGAAATGGTGAAACGTTTAAATTCAAGATAGTTGGGTATGGACTAAAACCTCCAAAACCGCCCTCAAAGCCTCAGCAGGAGAAAAAAGAGGGTTAA
- a CDS encoding NADH-quinone oxidoreductase subunit D produces the protein MVTQEELIREARQNGMELYPINRDTYELFFGPQHMATENFSIILKMDGNRVVKAIANPGFLHRGFEKLAEFRPWYTNIALLLRICVPESDVPEAIYSMAVDEIIGWEVPERAQWIRTLVLELARVSAYLFWIMGLSFKLGVYTAGQWAAAYRERIMRIFEELTGARVYHIFTIPGGVRRDIPGDKWLRQVRDTVEYIRSKLPDFDNILFENYITYRRMEGIGVMDKKFALAEGVTGPNLRATGVAYDVRKDDPYLFYSEVEFEVPTLKEGDALARALVRRYELEQDLYIIEQLLEMGPPSGPYKVEDPRLKNLPRFKVPAGDAFAHVESTKGDFGAYVVSDGGNKPYRVHVRGPSIAHGIRVLEKLLVGARIADVPIILMSLDNCPPDIDR, from the coding sequence ATGGTAACCCAGGAAGAGTTAATTAGGGAAGCGAGACAAAATGGAATGGAGCTTTATCCCATAAATAGAGATACCTATGAGCTGTTCTTTGGCCCCCAGCACATGGCTACTGAAAACTTCAGTATAATCCTAAAGATGGATGGTAATAGAGTTGTAAAAGCAATAGCTAATCCAGGATTCCTTCACAGAGGTTTTGAAAAGCTAGCAGAGTTTAGACCTTGGTACACGAACATTGCATTGCTCTTGAGAATATGCGTTCCCGAATCAGATGTTCCCGAGGCTATATACTCAATGGCCGTCGATGAAATAATTGGGTGGGAAGTTCCCGAGAGGGCCCAATGGATAAGGACTCTTGTTCTAGAGCTGGCTAGGGTTTCAGCATATCTCTTCTGGATAATGGGATTAAGCTTCAAGCTTGGTGTTTACACAGCAGGTCAATGGGCGGCCGCCTATAGAGAGAGGATAATGAGGATATTCGAGGAATTGACAGGGGCCAGGGTTTATCATATTTTCACTATACCAGGAGGAGTTAGGAGAGATATTCCTGGAGATAAGTGGCTCAGACAGGTTAGGGATACGGTGGAGTACATAAGATCAAAGCTACCTGACTTTGACAACATCCTCTTTGAGAATTATATAACATACAGGAGAATGGAAGGGATCGGTGTCATGGATAAGAAATTCGCTCTAGCCGAAGGTGTTACGGGTCCAAACCTAAGGGCTACTGGAGTTGCATACGATGTCAGAAAGGATGATCCCTACCTATTTTATTCAGAGGTTGAATTCGAAGTTCCAACCTTAAAGGAAGGAGATGCGTTAGCTAGAGCTTTAGTTAGGAGGTATGAACTGGAGCAAGATCTATACATTATCGAGCAACTCTTAGAGATGGGCCCACCGAGCGGCCCATATAAAGTCGAGGATCCGAGGCTTAAGAACCTTCCAAGGTTCAAAGTCCCAGCAGGTGATGCCTTCGCTCACGTTGAATCGACTAAGGGTGACTTTGGAGCTTATGTGGTTAGCGATGGGGGGAACAAACCATACAGGGTTCACGTGAGAGGGCCAAGCATTGCACATGGAATTAGGGTTCTTGAGAAATTGTTGGTTGGAGCGAGAATAGCCGATGTTCCTATAATATTGATGAGCCTTGATAATTGTCCACCGGATATTGATAGGTGA
- a CDS encoding NADH-quinone oxidoreductase subunit C — MSWQVGEELVKKILEKAPYAEGKVRRERRLEFKVPAERLRDFLMLMKESNFPLMLQISAVDWPKDGEIELVYHLINPELGTHAMVKTRIPRELDKAKISTVSDIYPAAETYERDVHDFFGVYFEGNERMEMPWILDDPERGLYPHRKDFKMLEYVKKKYKILDRFDENKSRYVI; from the coding sequence ATGAGTTGGCAAGTTGGTGAAGAACTCGTAAAAAAGATCTTAGAAAAAGCTCCATATGCTGAAGGAAAAGTTAGAAGGGAGAGGAGATTAGAGTTTAAAGTACCAGCTGAGAGGTTAAGGGATTTTCTAATGCTAATGAAGGAGAGCAATTTTCCATTGATGCTACAAATATCAGCGGTTGACTGGCCCAAGGATGGTGAGATAGAGCTTGTTTACCACTTAATTAATCCAGAGCTCGGTACCCATGCAATGGTAAAAACTAGAATTCCAAGAGAATTAGATAAAGCTAAGATTTCTACTGTAAGCGATATCTATCCGGCAGCTGAAACTTATGAAAGGGATGTTCATGACTTCTTTGGCGTTTACTTTGAAGGTAATGAGAGGATGGAGATGCCTTGGATCCTTGATGACCCTGAGAGAGGATTATATCCTCATAGAAAGGATTTCAAAATGCTTGAGTACGTGAAAAAGAAGTATAAGATCCTCGATAGATTTGATGAAAATAAGAGCAGATACGTGATCTGA
- a CDS encoding NuoB/complex I 20 kDa subunit family protein has product MVDWRLFEPLFNWARKKSLWIVAFCTGCGGIEMPPLMTARYDIERFGMLSDPSPRQYDLFLITGYVTPKTLKRIIITYELSPDPKYVLAHGSCPINGGVYWDSYNTVKHLDKYIPVDVFIAGCMPRPEAVMDGIYKLMDMIESGEADGWRRYKENYEWYKKNQDELLGEGWREKEARKWIPWLVDKTREVKK; this is encoded by the coding sequence ATGGTTGACTGGAGATTGTTTGAACCATTATTTAACTGGGCGAGAAAGAAGAGCCTGTGGATTGTGGCATTCTGTACCGGATGCGGTGGAATAGAGATGCCTCCCTTAATGACGGCTAGATACGATATAGAAAGATTCGGTATGCTATCTGATCCAAGTCCTAGGCAGTACGATCTCTTCCTGATAACTGGCTATGTAACCCCAAAGACATTGAAGAGGATAATAATAACCTATGAACTTTCCCCGGATCCTAAATACGTTTTAGCTCATGGTTCATGTCCCATTAACGGGGGGGTATACTGGGACTCTTACAACACCGTAAAACATCTTGACAAGTATATACCAGTGGATGTTTTCATAGCTGGATGCATGCCAAGGCCTGAAGCTGTAATGGATGGAATTTACAAGCTTATGGATATGATAGAGAGCGGTGAAGCTGATGGGTGGAGGAGGTACAAGGAAAATTACGAATGGTACAAAAAGAATCAGGATGAACTCTTAGGGGAAGGTTGGAGGGAGAAGGAAGCCAGAAAGTGGATACCCTGGCTTGTAGATAAGACCAGGGAGGTTAAAAAATGA
- a CDS encoding respiratory chain complex I subunit 1 family protein produces MLRVVIDALLILIYATFVGFMFMGIIRKTVARIHRRIGPPIYQPIIDTIKLFAKKENITHGVIYDFGVVFALGATILALMFIPLGNVSVLRAYGDLILITFLLEIPMLGIMFAAMSSGNPYAGIGAQRALLTLLAVQVPLGFAIVTLGEYYGTFSTYEIVMAQQLHGWSIFHLPLLLAAIAYDIVLQAMFGKEPFDIMIAPGEISLGPMVEFGGKHLGILQVQHAIGLFAETLFFSNIFLGGAAVTAFSSSILNTLATITILLIKQLVVLFIAIFISTIFPRFTIDQAAEFYWKWPTIIAALGAILASL; encoded by the coding sequence ATGCTTAGGGTTGTGATTGACGCCTTATTAATATTAATCTATGCAACCTTTGTTGGCTTCATGTTCATGGGAATTATAAGAAAAACTGTAGCTAGGATACACAGGAGAATTGGGCCCCCAATTTATCAGCCCATAATTGATACCATCAAGCTCTTTGCAAAGAAGGAGAACATAACCCATGGTGTGATCTACGACTTTGGAGTAGTCTTTGCCCTAGGTGCTACCATCTTAGCTTTAATGTTCATTCCTTTAGGAAACGTTAGCGTGTTGAGGGCTTATGGAGACCTCATATTGATAACATTCCTATTGGAAATCCCAATGTTGGGAATAATGTTCGCAGCGATGAGCTCTGGGAATCCATATGCTGGAATAGGTGCCCAGAGAGCTCTATTGACATTGCTAGCCGTTCAAGTCCCATTAGGATTTGCAATAGTTACACTGGGCGAATACTATGGGACTTTCAGCACCTATGAAATAGTAATGGCCCAGCAACTCCATGGGTGGAGCATCTTCCATCTTCCACTGCTCTTGGCCGCTATAGCTTATGATATAGTCCTCCAGGCCATGTTTGGGAAGGAGCCATTTGACATTATGATAGCCCCGGGAGAAATATCTTTGGGACCGATGGTAGAATTTGGAGGTAAGCACCTTGGTATCCTACAGGTTCAGCACGCTATAGGACTATTCGCAGAGACATTATTCTTCTCGAACATCTTCCTGGGAGGGGCCGCGGTAACGGCTTTCTCAAGTTCAATCCTCAATACGTTAGCTACCATAACCATTCTACTAATAAAGCAGTTAGTGGTACTGTTCATAGCGATATTCATAAGCACGATATTCCCGAGATTCACAATTGATCAAGCGGCCGAATTTTACTGGAAGTGGCCAACGATAATAGCTGCACTAGGTGCGATCTTAGCAAGCTTGTGA
- a CDS encoding proton-conducting transporter membrane subunit, whose product MNELLLITFSPLVAGVLAWLVRIRGVRESLGILGAIVPLAFLIKLYPSLDHPIRATISLGGFELGFSMSHLNWVFSMIAAVVGLSAVFGMASTAKDSYEWLFSLMSLTGALGIFMAQDLVTFFIFWEVMTFSSFMMVLKFNRAASLKYLILSIIGAYSMLVAIGIIYAKTGTFTFADISAFFRKEAMLAMLGGKSTFSRFDMALIYLLFLMAFGVKAGMFPLHVWAPDAYSETDQSYTAIFSGVLSKTGVYGFILLYVLMYGKLLIDLGQFKGTPLFGYIIAFLGGLTIIIGGVLAALQEDIRKLFAYSSISQVGYILVGLGIGTSLGIEAAIYHAISHALFKGLFFLVVATIIYRTGKTEFKDFGGLAEKMPFTFAMAFIAILSLAGIPPLVGFASKWLIFEAVISQKLPILGGMLFFGSAIGFVYLIRFTYAVWFGQRPSDIEDTKDAPLPLAIGMGILGTLNVVFGVAPGLVAKELNAIFGNPVIGGNIWELDLGFGRYNALLVAIWLVIGVLIAAILYFLGASTRKVPVTDTYQSGNPVTMEYNLTIRRNFFLPLKETMAFWLRISFDKLYKDTWKAIEDFAETARNYIYNGNVQAYAWYLAIILLILAAMGV is encoded by the coding sequence ATGAATGAGCTCCTCCTAATAACTTTTTCACCCCTCGTGGCTGGAGTATTGGCATGGTTAGTCAGAATTAGGGGAGTTAGAGAAAGCCTAGGTATATTAGGAGCAATAGTCCCATTAGCATTCCTAATAAAACTTTATCCAAGCCTTGATCATCCTATAAGGGCGACTATAAGCTTAGGAGGCTTTGAGCTGGGCTTTTCAATGTCCCACTTAAACTGGGTATTCTCAATGATAGCAGCGGTAGTAGGTTTGTCTGCTGTCTTTGGGATGGCATCAACGGCTAAAGATAGTTACGAGTGGCTATTTTCACTTATGAGCCTAACTGGAGCTTTAGGGATATTCATGGCCCAGGATCTCGTTACTTTCTTCATATTCTGGGAGGTAATGACGTTTTCAAGCTTCATGATGGTGCTTAAATTTAATAGGGCCGCATCATTAAAGTACTTGATACTTAGCATCATAGGAGCTTATTCAATGCTTGTTGCTATTGGAATAATCTACGCAAAGACAGGAACGTTTACCTTTGCTGATATATCAGCGTTTTTCAGAAAGGAAGCAATGCTCGCCATGCTTGGTGGAAAGTCTACTTTCAGTAGGTTTGACATGGCATTGATATACCTACTGTTCTTAATGGCCTTTGGAGTCAAAGCTGGGATGTTCCCACTTCACGTCTGGGCCCCGGATGCTTATAGCGAGACTGACCAAAGTTATACCGCAATTTTCAGTGGAGTCTTGAGCAAAACAGGGGTTTATGGATTCATACTCCTCTACGTCCTGATGTACGGAAAGCTATTAATTGACCTAGGTCAGTTCAAGGGAACACCTCTCTTCGGCTATATCATAGCGTTTTTAGGTGGTTTAACGATAATTATTGGCGGTGTTTTAGCCGCATTACAGGAGGATATCAGGAAATTGTTTGCATACTCAAGTATAAGTCAGGTCGGCTATATCTTAGTCGGCTTAGGAATCGGAACTTCCCTTGGAATAGAAGCAGCGATCTACCATGCAATAAGCCATGCCCTCTTCAAGGGATTGTTCTTTTTAGTTGTGGCTACCATAATATATAGAACTGGAAAAACTGAGTTCAAAGACTTTGGAGGCTTAGCCGAGAAAATGCCCTTTACATTCGCAATGGCATTCATAGCCATACTGAGCCTTGCTGGGATTCCGCCTTTGGTCGGGTTTGCAAGTAAATGGTTAATATTTGAAGCTGTCATTAGTCAGAAACTTCCAATTCTCGGAGGAATGTTATTCTTTGGAAGCGCGATAGGTTTTGTTTACTTGATAAGGTTCACTTACGCGGTATGGTTTGGTCAGAGGCCAAGCGATATAGAAGATACCAAAGATGCTCCTCTTCCATTAGCAATTGGAATGGGAATCTTAGGAACGCTGAACGTAGTCTTTGGAGTTGCTCCTGGGCTGGTGGCTAAGGAATTAAATGCCATTTTCGGTAACCCGGTAATCGGAGGAAATATCTGGGAGCTTGATCTTGGCTTTGGAAGGTACAATGCCTTGTTAGTTGCAATATGGTTAGTGATCGGCGTATTAATAGCTGCAATTCTATACTTCCTAGGAGCTAGCACCAGAAAGGTTCCAGTTACAGATACGTACCAATCTGGAAATCCAGTTACTATGGAGTATAACCTAACTATTAGGAGGAACTTCTTCCTACCCTTAAAAGAGACAATGGCCTTTTGGCTTAGGATAAGCTTCGATAAGTTGTACAAGGATACCTGGAAGGCGATTGAAGACTTTGCTGAAACCGCTAGAAACTACATATACAATGGAAATGTTCAGGCTTATGCTTGGTACCTGGCAATAATATTACTAATACTAGCTGCGATGGGGGTGTGA
- a CDS encoding proton-conducting transporter membrane subunit: MSQVASLLIALPLISAFFVPVLKQIKKSLIFPYLTLITLLQTGIAGWVFYEVYTTGKPILIYAGGWRPPVGINLYIGPFAALFILIIAIVSFLTSLFSMRMVKVEPIDKYAMLFLLLMLGATGMIATGDIFNLFVFMEITAITAYALTAYNKTGEAAEASMKYMILGGIGSSFFLIGVALIYGVTGTLNMAQLAEFASAGKIMPVVAQVGLSLIIFGLAVEAELFPLNAWAPDAYQAAPHPITVMFSAFVVKAGLYAMARILYLLQKVNGWDSVLKLLLIMATLTVIFAELSALRQKDVKRMIAYSSIGQVGLIALAFSLGTQAGVDAGVFHMLNHAIVKTMMFLGVGYVGVMVGGTRIEDFRGLGKRMPLTALSLSVGAISTVGVPLFNVFWSKFRIIVATIQAGFVWPAVLVLFASVVEAVYYFRLLHVMWFAGEGERIKEGWIVVFLLLLALIIVGIGIYPTPVWEIVKRAGSDIFAVKVYINNVPLLGVVQ, encoded by the coding sequence ATGAGCCAGGTGGCATCACTTTTAATAGCTCTTCCTCTCATTAGTGCATTCTTCGTTCCAGTATTGAAGCAGATTAAGAAATCACTGATATTTCCATACTTGACTTTAATAACCTTGCTTCAAACCGGAATAGCTGGGTGGGTATTTTATGAGGTTTACACGACGGGTAAGCCCATCCTAATATACGCTGGTGGATGGAGGCCTCCTGTGGGTATAAACTTGTACATAGGTCCCTTCGCTGCGTTGTTCATACTAATAATAGCAATTGTGAGCTTCCTGACTTCATTATTCAGCATGAGGATGGTTAAGGTTGAACCAATAGACAAGTATGCGATGCTTTTCCTCCTCCTCATGCTTGGAGCAACTGGAATGATAGCCACCGGAGATATCTTCAATCTCTTCGTATTCATGGAGATAACTGCAATAACAGCGTATGCTTTAACGGCTTATAACAAGACGGGAGAGGCAGCTGAAGCATCCATGAAATACATGATCCTGGGAGGAATCGGTTCAAGCTTTTTCCTAATTGGGGTTGCCCTAATTTACGGAGTGACGGGAACATTAAACATGGCCCAACTAGCTGAATTTGCTTCAGCAGGTAAAATAATGCCAGTAGTTGCTCAGGTGGGATTAAGCTTAATAATCTTCGGCCTGGCCGTTGAAGCTGAGTTGTTCCCACTCAATGCATGGGCCCCTGACGCTTATCAGGCGGCCCCTCATCCAATAACAGTCATGTTTTCGGCCTTCGTCGTTAAAGCCGGCCTTTATGCCATGGCGAGGATCCTTTACCTATTGCAGAAGGTAAATGGTTGGGACTCCGTATTAAAGCTATTGTTAATAATGGCCACGCTAACCGTTATATTTGCTGAGCTTTCGGCTTTAAGGCAAAAAGACGTGAAAAGAATGATAGCTTACTCAAGCATAGGTCAAGTTGGCCTGATAGCACTGGCATTTTCCCTGGGAACTCAAGCAGGAGTTGATGCCGGTGTCTTCCATATGTTGAATCATGCAATAGTCAAGACCATGATGTTCCTTGGCGTTGGTTACGTTGGCGTGATGGTTGGTGGAACGAGAATAGAAGACTTTAGAGGTCTAGGGAAGAGGATGCCTCTAACGGCCTTATCCTTAAGCGTTGGAGCTATATCGACTGTAGGTGTTCCATTATTCAACGTATTCTGGAGTAAGTTCAGGATAATAGTGGCGACAATTCAAGCAGGGTTTGTCTGGCCAGCAGTTTTAGTCCTATTTGCAAGTGTTGTAGAGGCCGTTTATTACTTTAGACTCCTTCACGTCATGTGGTTTGCAGGAGAAGGAGAAAGAATAAAAGAAGGCTGGATAGTTGTGTTCCTACTACTCCTAGCTCTGATAATCGTAGGAATAGGAATTTATCCAACTCCGGTATGGGAGATCGTGAAGAGGGCTGGAAGCGATATCTTTGCTGTTAAGGTTTACATTAATAATGTTCCTTTACTGGGGGTGGTACAATGA
- a CDS encoding NADH-quinone oxidoreductase subunit K, with protein sequence MISAYYFGAISLVLIGLYAVLVKKNLLKILIGLSIMETGVNLLLISIGYVSGRSAPILSEGITPSQAVDPIPQALVLTAIVIGVATTAMALSVAIILYEKYRTLNIEEIRRLRG encoded by the coding sequence ATGATATCTGCCTACTATTTCGGTGCAATAAGCTTGGTCCTAATTGGGCTTTACGCTGTTCTAGTTAAGAAGAACCTACTTAAAATCCTCATTGGATTAAGTATAATGGAAACTGGGGTAAATTTACTCTTGATAAGTATAGGGTATGTCTCTGGAAGGAGTGCTCCAATTTTAAGTGAAGGAATAACCCCCTCCCAAGCTGTAGATCCCATTCCCCAAGCTCTGGTTCTTACGGCCATAGTTATAGGTGTGGCAACTACCGCAATGGCCCTTAGCGTTGCTATTATTCTGTATGAAAAGTATAGGACATTAAACATAGAAGAGATAAGGAGGTTGAGAGGATGA
- a CDS encoding Na(+)/H(+) antiporter subunit B, with protein MLKRLLSIILILIIGYWIAQGLANVPFGEDRMLVGKYYLQHVKEQTGAVNAVTAVVVNYRGFDTLGEVTVLFIASTGVAALLWRKRRERTAKTEGSLVLTTGSKLLFPFIMLFGMYIFIHGHLTPGGGFPGGATIATGFLLMYLAFIVYEIPHRGFEVTEGLAGMSYVLVGLIGLAIGGYFLFDWIWQTWHFGTSNLGRLFSGGFIPVIYTLIGIKVGTELSGIIDNMLKEEVKE; from the coding sequence ATGCTAAAGAGGTTGCTCTCAATAATCCTAATTCTCATAATTGGATATTGGATCGCTCAAGGGTTAGCAAACGTGCCCTTTGGAGAGGATAGAATGCTTGTAGGAAAATACTACCTTCAGCATGTAAAGGAGCAGACCGGGGCCGTTAATGCGGTTACGGCCGTTGTTGTAAACTACAGAGGTTTCGATACCCTAGGTGAAGTTACTGTTCTTTTCATAGCATCCACGGGTGTAGCAGCATTATTATGGAGGAAGAGAAGGGAAAGGACTGCAAAAACTGAAGGTTCTTTAGTTTTAACAACGGGTTCAAAACTGTTGTTCCCCTTCATAATGCTGTTTGGAATGTACATTTTCATTCATGGTCACTTAACCCCAGGAGGAGGCTTCCCAGGCGGGGCCACAATAGCTACAGGGTTCTTGCTAATGTACCTAGCGTTCATAGTTTACGAGATCCCCCATAGGGGGTTTGAAGTTACAGAAGGATTAGCTGGAATGAGTTACGTTCTAGTGGGCCTCATAGGCTTAGCAATTGGAGGATATTTCCTGTTTGACTGGATATGGCAAACATGGCACTTTGGAACTAGTAACTTGGGTAGACTATTCAGTGGTGGATTCATTCCCGTGATATACACATTAATTGGGATCAAGGTAGGTACAGAGCTCAGCGGAATCATCGACAACATGCTTAAGGAGGAGGTGAAAGAATGA
- a CDS encoding DUF4040 domain-containing protein has protein sequence MNCIACVEDIIVLLMIISAILSVEWRDLLAATVGMAAVSLFASILFFLLQAPDVAMTEAAIGAALSGAVFIFAIKRTYRYESEEEEKPGWWVRW, from the coding sequence ATGAATTGTATAGCATGTGTTGAAGATATAATTGTTCTCCTAATGATTATATCCGCAATACTTTCCGTTGAATGGAGGGATTTGCTAGCTGCTACCGTGGGAATGGCCGCGGTCAGCCTATTTGCATCGATACTGTTTTTCCTGCTTCAGGCCCCCGACGTTGCAATGACGGAAGCGGCCATAGGAGCGGCCCTGAGCGGTGCTGTCTTCATCTTCGCCATTAAAAGGACGTACAGGTATGAAAGCGAGGAGGAAGAGAAACCTGGTTGGTGGGTGAGGTGGTGA